The DNA window ACTAAGTTTGGGAGTAACGAATCTGGTAAATAAATCGCTTTCCGGGTTTAAAGGttattaaaatgaacaaacaaacctAGAAATAATGTAAAGACCCAGAAACCGAAACTACTTCGTCCTGAACCTGATCCTtattcaaaacaaataattttttttaaaactaagctTCATGGCTTAAAATACTTAGAACTCTACACATATAAAGTATAAGGACCAAGGGAAATGTTTTAAACTATCCTTCCCCTGCTTAATATCTAAATTCATTCGAATAAGAGATGAGGAAGCGTTAAATCTCCTTGCCTTCCGTTTCCTCGAGTTGGCATTTTGGTGTATACTTCTGTAATTCCATGATTCTAAACATAAAGGTCCTTTACTAAAAAGTGATTTCTCATTAAGTAAGATAACTCTCATTCTAACACCTAATTCTGTAAGTCAATAATCCTAGGGTCAAACCCAGCTATCTCCGTGGTCTCACATGTCACCCACGACACCCACCACCGCGGTCCTGTGCCATGGAGCTACAAGACAGGGAGGCAGATGGAAGGTGTGGGGTCCTCCTTTCCTTTCAGCACAGGGGCGCAAGCGAAACTCAGCTGCCCCGTCACTTCACCAGGCGAATTAATGCTGTTTAACCTTCTGAAATAACTACTGACTTGAGCGCAGCCTGCGCCTCTTTGGTTAGACGGTTTTCTCGCCAGCATCAACATCTGCACTCTCCTGTTTATCATCTCTCAGGCCTTTTACAGAGTTATCTCAGACTTGGTTATTCtgtgattctttttaaatatttccaggAAAGGATTCTAACATGGGGAGAGAGTACACAcaaatttcaatatttaataGATTTATCTTGATAACATTAAAAGAAGCTTACACTTTAAACTGCATTATAAAAAATACATCAGTCTTCACGTTAGCTTTACATcgaaatatataattatttgaatatttaaatatagcctttctttaagcaaaaaaaaggggggttaCGCAAAGTCctaattacataaataatttCAATGCACAAATGCAAAGCCACTCTTTACACAACACTgtccacacactgcacacaccacGACAACTACAGTACAAAGCTACTCACAATACGGAAAAGAACACGATCaacaaaatattcatttatgGTTGTAATTTTGATGTACCACTATTAAGAGAATATAATGCACTCTTGACTACACAAAATAACCAATTGCTTCAACCTAACCTGAAAATTATTAACATTTATGGAGATAAAGGGGCACATCTTGCATCCTATCAAACTCTGAAAAATTCACTTCCAATTTAACAAGGTTTATAATTTCAAGTTTCCAAGCTGGCCTAAAACAACATTCCTTATAAGAATTTAGTAAACACCATCTTTTCTGTGGCAAACGTTTTATGTTTGGGTGATGGGAATTCTACATGGTACTTAAAAGAGTTTCCAGTTTGACGAACTTTGAGTTTTAGGGATGCTCCTCACTGCAGAGCATCATCACAGTGGGCATGATCTGACAGAATCACGTGGTGGGCTATCGCTACAAACTCACTTTCACACTGCCAGAGTGTTTAGTAATGGGTGTCTGGAAACTACAAAAGACAAAGTGCTTTTCTGTGAGTACTTCATAATCAGTCAAACAGAGTTTTCTTCCTTGATTCAAATTTGAtgattggtttttttaaaaaaacaaaacaaacaaacaaaaaactagtggctcattgagatttttttaaagaaagggaattaaaatgtttatatttaaggaGGCAAGGTTGAAGAAACTAAACATGTTACTTGCCAACTAAAAAAACACATTTGTCCACTCTGCAATATAATTACCATTTATATTTAGAAGTAAAGATATGACAATAGTTATCACCATTAACAACTCACAGGCTAAATAATGGCCCCTGAAACAAAATCACATTGATATTTCACTAATTCTAAGGTAACACAGTTCTATCTCTGAAATCAAGATACAGTTTAACACTGACTCTAGTTTCAATTAAGTATAGTAACACAATAAAGGGAAACTTTGTGTTTCCTTGTAACATCAATGACAGAGAAAGATCAAGGTCTTGACTGAACAAGACAATAGGGTGCATCTGCACCAGCTCAGCCAATGTCCCTTAAAGGAATATTCTTGAGTTGCGCGGTGTCAAAGCATCTTTTATCTGAACTGTTTAAGAAAAAACGTCAAATTAGTTTAACCTTGAGCTATCTAGTTTAAGATAACTAGACAGTTTAAGATaaattgattgatgaataaatcGTTTTTCACTTGTAAAATGGGTCTCCAGTTAAGTTACTAGTTTAAGTTTTCTGAAATGTTAAGTTTTTCACTAATGACAATTAATGGCCAGCCCACACACTATTATCAAATCAGTAACTTCAGTTCAATATGTTTAAAATGTCTGAAATATCAATAAATAAGATGACAAATTTGATTACCAGTAAAGAGGAAAAGGTAGTTTAAAAGTCTAATCACATCGGTAAAATCTTTTTCCGTATCAGGTAGTactgagtagatgtgtgtgtgtgtgtgtgtgtgtgtgtgtatgtgtgtttgtgtgtctaagTGAGGAAGGCTACAGACTTGCAGGTCCAATGTAAATGAAGGAGAAAGTATTCCTGTTGTCTATAAAAATCACCAGGCACTTAAAAAACTGGATGAAATAGTTATTTCGTGGAatgcctttaaaagaaaaaatatatttttgtgatcATTCAAAGTCAATCACATTCAAAAATTGGGAAAGCACaatgtcacttgttttatttatcCAGTCCGAATACTTGTGATGATTCAACTTGGAAGCATGGTGGCTAAGTAGGTATCCGTCCATTTGTTTAAAGGTGGCGTTGATAAGTTTGCTGTGTTCATTCTTGCAGTGTTTACAACTTTTTGGCACGGAAGGTTTTCAGAGGAAATGAATATGGACATGAGTTCGATGCTAAATTATAAGACAAATTAAGGTGAAGTTCTTCTACAGAAACGTGACCCAAAAAAAAGACcctaaacattaattttaaatgaatataaaaatctcTGAAAAATAATATCTGTAGTAAAATAGTGTAAGGTCAGGAGTCCAGATGTGTTCTGTCCGGTGAAGGGCTCATCTCGCCTCGGCCACACTGTCACTTGGCGTCGCTGCTTCGCGACTTGCTGGCAAGCCGGGTCACCATCCTGTCGGAGCTGGAGGCGGAACTGGAGCTTCTCAGGTCGTACTCACGCACGGGCAGAAGCTTCTTCTTCTTGCGGTAGTACTTCTTCCGGTAGCGCCTTCTTCCCGCAGCCTCGGGGGCGGCGGCCGGCAGCTGGGAGGGCCCCGCAGCCGTGCTCGGCTGGGGCTCCTCGGCCACCACGGCCGGGCTGACGGCGACGCTGGGGTGGGAGCGCGCCTCGGCGGCGGCTTTCCGCGCCTCCTTTATCTTCCTGGCCACCAGCTTCTTCTTCCGCAGCTGCTGGCGAATGAGAACCGTCTTGGACAGGCGCTTCCGGCGCACGCCGGCGCCGCGGGAGCCGTACTTCCGGCGGATGTCGGTGGCCTTCAGCTGAACCCACATGGCCAGCTTTTCCGAAGCGAGCCGCGACTTCCTCTGCAGGACCAGGGTTTTGTAGGCGCTTTTGAGGAGGCACATCTTGAGATGCGTAGCGGCCATCTTCTTCTTCCAGAACTTCTTCTGGTTTTTACTCTCCAGGATCTCCTTCTTGATTGACTTGAGGAACATCTTGGCGCTGTCGCGGTTCATGCGGGCCTGCTGGGCACTGGGCTGCGCACTCGCCGGgggcgcggcggcggcgggggccgGGGCTGGAGCCGGGGCCGGAGCCGGGGCCGCGGGCGTCTCCGCAGCCGCGGCCTGGGTCTCCAGGAACCGCAGGATCCTCCGCTTCTTGGGCGCGGCCAGGAAGGCCGCGGAGGGCGCGCTCGGCCCGGCGCCGCTCGTGCTGGGGGCCCCGTCCGGCCCCGCCGGGTTCTGCGGAGCAGGCGTGTGGGGTCCGGGCGCGGCCTGGGCCCCGGCCATGGTCAGAGAGCAGAAGATGGAGGCCAGGGAGTCGCGCGGCGCGGGCGCAGCGGCCTCCCCGCCGCTCCCGCTGGGCGCCGCCGCCTCCGGGCCGTCGTGCGGGGAGTGCTTCTTGGCCGGCAGCTCGCCCTCGTGTCCCgccatcttccttttcttcccaggaGTTGCGTGGGTTCCAGGCCGCAGTCCTTCCTCCTGGGCCTGAGCAGCCGCAGGGCGCGCCTCGGCGGGGGAGCACGACGGTTGGTCCGCGGCGGCCGGCTCGGCCCTCTGGGTCTCGGGGCGACCGTGGAGGCCTTGGTAGTAACGGTAGTGACGGTAGTAACGGTAGTAACGGTAGCGATGACAGTCAGAGTCCTGCGTGTGTGCCGCCGCCTCGTCTTCACCCAGTGGCCGAGGGACTTGAGGTGAGGCCTCACGAACCAGTTCATTAGGGCCCCCTTCTGCATGCTCTTCTGCATGCTCTTCTGCATGCTCTTGTGCACACCCTTCTGCACACTCTTGTGCATACTCTTGTGCATACACTTGTGCATTCTCCTCTGCATTCTCCTCTGCATTCTCCTCTGCATGCTCTTGTGCATGCTCTTCTGCATGCTCTTCTGCATTCTCTTGTGCATACGCTTGTGCGTACTCTTGTGCATTCCCTTCCGCATACGCTGGTGCATTCCCTTCTGCATTCTCTTGTGCATACCCCTGTGCATTCTCTTGTGCATTCCCTTCTGCATTCTCTTGTGCATTCCCTTCTGCATTCTCTTGTGCATTCCCTTCTGCATTCTCTTGTGCATTCCCTTGTGCGTTCCCTTGTGCAAACTCCTGTGCAAACGCTTGTGCATACGCTAGTGCATACGCTTGTGCATACCTTTGTGCATACTCTTGTGCATACCTTTGTGCATATGCTTGTGCAAACCTTTGTGCATACTCTAGTGCATACCCCTGTGCATACTCTTGTGCATACCCTTGTGCATACCCCTGTGCATACCCTTGTGCATACACTTGTGCATACTCTCGTGCATACCCTTCTGCATACACTTGTGCATACTCTCGTGCATACCCTTCTGCATACACTTGTGCATACTCTTGCGCATATTCTTCCGGGTACCAAGGGAATGGTAGATATTCGTACTTGGTTACTCTCCTGTCAAAAGTTACCTTCTTAAGGTCGCGGCTTTTCTTAGCAGGCTGAGGGTGGTCAGGGTCCGGATCAGGTCCACCAGCCCGACGACGACGGCGCTCGGGTTCAGGATCTGCATCTGGTATCTTCAAAGGGATGTGCTTCACAGAGGTCGGGCGGATCACCGACACAGCACAGGCAGCAGGCCCAGCTGCGGAACCACTTGATGCCCGGCTCCTGTCTCGAAAGGGAACATTTCTTGGACCTTCCCACGAACTGCTGCCTTGGGCAGTGTTCTGTGGCTGGCCAGTCACCGGCCCAGGAGTATCTTCCAGACTGAAGCTTCTAGAGCAGTGAGGCTCAGGGCTCGGGTCCTCTGCGGCCACACTGTCACGGTCGGGCACTTGTGACTGGCTGGTAGAGGGCTGATCAGAGGAATTGGCAGCGAAACTGAGTTCATGACCACAAGACGGACAAGTGGGGTCTCCCAGAATAATATAGTCGTTCTTCCGATTTATTATTCTGAAACTTTCGTTGGATTGATTTGTCGCTGACTGAGAGGCTTCATTATCACAAGGACAGAATCTACAGTAGGACATTCCCATTGTTGCAGGTCCAGCAGAATCTGTATTTGTATCGTTGGTTTCTAGCTGAAGAGAAATATTTGAATCAGAAATGACTTCCTGGTCACAGTCACTGCCACTGGGCACGACATTCAACAGCACCACCTGTGGGGATTCTGGTTCTCCGTCGGACGTGTGAGGCTGGTTAAGTACTATCTGAAAAGCCACGTCAGAGTCGTACAGCACTTCAGGCCCGCAAGGCTCGCTGGGCCCCTCTGTGCCAAGCTCTTCCTCCTCGGGGTCTGCTCCTCTGCAGAACACTGGAGGTGGGTCAGCGATTGACTGCAGATAAGAACCAGAACTGCACGCTACTTCAGAGCAGCATGGCTGAAAGGTCTCGTTTTCTACGTCAGTCTGACTCTCGCTTTGCACACTTACTTCAGATGGAGCTGGCGCAGACTGAGCAGGATCGTCAGGATAGTAAGCTGGTTCAAAATCAACGAGCTTGTAGCTCTTATCTTCCAGGTAAATACGGTCTTCCTTCAGATTCATTTCCTTGACAGGTGTTTGAAGTTGGCCTGCTACTGACTGACAAGGCTCACTGGAGTCAGCACCCATTTCAGGGCCATCACAGGGATCAACACTCGTTCCAGGCAAGTGGCGTGGCTTCTGAATTACTGAGcagaaaatgacatttgaaataGGCACTATGGCAGAGACGCAGGGCTCACAGTCACTATCATGCGGACTAACATGTCCCCTCAGAAAACTGATTTCGTGAGCAGACTCTTGAACTGCACTGCGCACAGACTGAAGCGGCTCATCAGAATGCAGGTGTATTTCTGAGTCACTAGGTTCAACAGTGTTATCTTCCAAATCACCGCAATCTTCCCAGCGGCTGATCTCCTGAACTACTTCAACTTCAGTTTGGCCAGCCAATGGCTGCGGGACATTGGAAACGCTTGTGACTCCAAAACCCTGCGCTTCATCCTCCTCACCTTCCAGGTCATCTCTCTCCATCTGATCTCTGTAGCCATCGCTGTTGCTATGCTGATCAGCCTCTGGCTGGACAGAGTCATTAGGATCGCAGCTTACTTCAGAATCACAAGGCCCGTGATTCCTACCTTCAAGTTCAGCGTGTTCAGGCTCCAAAACAGTTGTTTCAGGT is part of the Arvicola amphibius chromosome 8, mArvAmp1.2, whole genome shotgun sequence genome and encodes:
- the Zdbf2 gene encoding LOW QUALITY PROTEIN: DBF4-type zinc finger-containing protein 2 (The sequence of the model RefSeq protein was modified relative to this genomic sequence to represent the inferred CDS: deleted 1 base in 1 codon); this translates as MIPDGSSELQEAVKNNGQHLFSAQHRDLTRQSRHRTAADNRLMERFLQDVVHHHPDNHPDNSSAPNEAAAAAPPPAAPPPPAAAAAAESPEVIVLDDSDEEEDDSADSSGEMLSEDSESVEEIDCRPGTSQECAEVAVRPSVIQRLERGQQQSLELAHKVGVVEAAASGEELVRPPVICNAPASSVPRGYVEIPEIPVAASSVPRLALAVASDSVPACDTENLDTYFDPPDQGSSNSQSQPKAKDPKKKPLSINLDKLLAQRDLRAKGASFYPVVRVRELTGAELCSLRVESSSESGAGTAGNLSEADTPSDAAREGAIPKRREASRSNVVHPQEETSLVPNRPALLTQMRSVSSEVQFHRGSLQPVPGHSRGAVNDLSHLEEEEEEEEEDEEEEEEEEEIIDLEYESYESGGSDMSFDCASSCQSPSPVSELSSIEINESEDAQADVQPSNEAPTVSAATSLQGHTNRSQVITQNTQLVRLVDESYESSGSEVNFDGEESLPSTSHGPPPLAAANLPTQMAVRLVDSYGSGSSEPWEDSVSSADEIPAAAGQQQPLVATPAHLVDENYGSSSFSSDSDVVPQVPAQGRSPGDRDVQQENGGQPSSADARPERGEPQREAEELSVPNQSTSHGDMNCESHGPEMGFHADAQLEADQSPVNPEEIDLDLEDQSVHSGISNLSFDSHASYQSANDEPQGAWDEVNLDEFNADMDANSYAYSSSELTFDSDSPLLSVTEQSLLDVEGLNEDDFDLDEESSVSGSSDITFDSDIPDDSVADQLRVALYEEEPVDLENKSNESCVSEITYDSDIPLHSGNDHPEVAVKEVIIQKEESAHLEGKDDNPSGSGICLDSNTNSQVAVKKINSPKEEQVHTEQKENEPTDSELSLNCDTLNSEPGRSEDPIILRASETGLDSRTPFQSVIREGEVTVRNVCPQQETHAQLPSQSAESHSEINSASSASRPATEAYVGKKAKRKTKHLEEVRSDDEYSQPAASKGSRVDPQDESTEPRQAGLNLNATGYLDSVTSQPQLAVNENHVELEDTHSKPSDSEADVDSAGHFHSPPKEDDMFTKMSEWKEEAKVLEKMISELYSKLIHDSTASFPSAMDQLELALQQINLDSNDQMSLENNSQDASSATNLDSDFSVQSVAELPETTVLEPEHAELEGRNHGPCDSEVSCDPNDSVQPEADQHSNSDGYRDQMERDDLEGEEDEAQGFGVTSVSNVPQPLAGQTEVEVVQEISRWEDCGDLEDNTVEPSDSEIHLHSDEPLQSVRSAVQESAHEISFLRGHVSPHDSDCEPCVSAIVPISNVIFCSVIQKPRHLPGTSVDPCDGPEMGADSSEPCQSVAGQLQTPVKEMNLKEDRIYLEDKSYKLVDFEPAYYPDDPAQSAPAPSEVSVQSESQTDVENETFQPCCSEVACSSGSYLQSIADPPPVFCRGADPEEEELGTEGPSEPCGPEVLYDSDVAFQIVLNQPHTSDGEPESPQVVLLNVVPSGSDCDQEVISDSNISLQLETNDTNTDSAGPATMGMSYCRFCPCDNEASQSATNQSNESFRIINRKNDYIILGDPTCPSCGHELSFAANSSDQPSTSQSQVPDRDSVAAEDPSPEPHCSRSFSLEDTPGPVTGQPQNTAQGSSSWEGPRNVPFRDRSRASSGSAAGPAACAVSVIRPTSVKHIPLKIPDADPEPERRRRRAGGPDPDPDHPQPAKKSRDLKKVTFDRRVTKYEYLPFPWYPEEYAQEYAQVYAEGYAREYAQVYAEGYAREYAQVYAQGYAQGYAQGYAQEYAQGYALEYAQRFAQAYAQRYAQEYAQRYAQAYALAYAQAFAQEFAQGNAQGNAQENAEGNAQENAEGNAQENAEGNAQENAQGYAQENAEGNAPAYAEGNAQEYAQAYAQENAEEHAEEHAQEHAEENAEENAEENAQVYAQEYAQECAEGCAQEHAEEHAEEHAEGGPNELVREASPQVPRPLGEDEAAAHTQDSDCHRYRYYRYYRHYRYYQGLHGRPETQRAEPAAADQPSCSPAEARPAAAQAQEEGLRPGTHATPGKKRKMAGHEGELPAKKHSPHDGPEAAAPSGSGGEAAAPAPRDSLASIFCSLTMAGAQAAPGPHTPAPQNPAGPDGAPSTSGAGPSAPSAAFLAAPKKRRILRFLETQAAAAETPAAPAPAPAPAPAPAAAAPPASAQPSAQQARMNRDSAKMFLKSIKKEILESKNQKKFWKKKMAATHLKMCLLKSAYKTLVLQRKSRLASEKLAMWVQLKATDIRRKYGSRGAGVRRKRLSKTVLIRQQLRKKKLVARKIKEARKAAAEARSHPSVAVSPAVVAEEPQPSTAAGPSQLPAAAPEAAGRRRYRKKYYRKKKKLLPVREYDLRSSSSASSSDRMVTRLASKSRSSDAK